The stretch of DNA TCCCACAGATTGTATTTTAAGGATTTCAGCCTCTCttaaatgttgttgttgttgttcgtgGTTTGATTGTACACAATATAAATGGAAGTTCTTTACTAAAGTTGGAGTGGGATAACAACAGAAAAACTAATTAAGTCATTAATGACTTCTGCTATAAAGTGTATATAATTCTTGCACACAACTGTTTTCTCATTAATtccacctccaccccatctccacacTTGGTTAACTCCACTCTCTTAATGAAAGCCGGGAGGTTACCTCTTAATCAAGCTGGTTAAGCCAAACTTCATTATACTTAAGTACTCAAACATTCGCAAAGCATCTGATTCTTGCATGGCGTTATTGCTCGCCGTTATCACAGGACTGAAAATACCGTTCTTAAATGAAGAATTCAATGTGATAGTATCTCTGCTCtacctgtacagtatttattattccTTGTGTAAAAtgctattttattgttttaataattgAACTAAATGGGGTTTTTTTACATACAGGCATGAACACAAAAATACGAAGAGCTGATGTTGATAATAGCTTTCAATTCATTTAAATCCAAGGAATTTTTCAAGTAGATTTTTAGTATTTATCATTCCACAGAAGGCCAGCCTCAGTGCAGTTCCATCTTTGAAATTAGCtgaattcaaataaaatatctaGAATCACCAAATAGTGTATTGTCAGATTACCTTCACTTAAATATAGAATTTTCTTTCTACATAAAAAGGTAACTTGTCATCCATTTTaagcaaatatatatttttgtaaatggcACTGGCTTCCTTTTCATGAGTCGTGCCCTAGCCAGGACTAATAACAAAAGAGAACGACCTACTGTAGGAAAAGTTAACTCCGTTCTGGAGAGTTAAATGGAAAATACAATGTTTGACTATAGAGTCTTGTGACAGTTGAAAGgatttacaaacaaaactgaaTTTTATCTTTTCCATTTTCAGGATGGAGCTAACCTCTACTTCTTTTTTGAAAGCACTCCACTCCAGCCtattcaaaagagaaaacaatttaggaataaacttgttttttttttacaggaaccTCAATATTAGCTGCCTGCTTTTGACAGACAGATTGTAGTACATTCATTCACACAGGCTTCTTACAGCTTAGGAAAGGTGACTGGAATCTGTGTTGGGACAGGAAGCAAGATCAGCAGAGAAGGAAGGAGTACCTGGAGGAGATGAGGGAAATCCAGGAGAGATTGAAGGAGAGGCCTCTTCTATTGGAACAAGTAACACAGGTGGACCCTGGGCTCTGTATTCccattttaaataacttaatttcatatacaCTTATATTTGTATATACCTTAACTTATTCAATTGCATTCTGAATAGTTATTAATACCTAGCAGCTTTTCTTTTGAGTGACTTCCTCAAACAGTTATCGGCGAACCTTTCAATTTGTCtcattttaaaagataaaaaaatatatgtaaggttttttcttgtttgcacAAAATCAAAAAGTGGCATAGTTTGCTTGCCTTTCCTTTTTACAGAAGAACGCCAGACAGGCCGCAGAAAAACGCTACTGTGACACGCTTAAAGAATACGGGCTCAGTGAAGACTTTGTCAGCAGTAAAGTCCCAGGAGCCCAGAAGCACGGTGATGAATCCATCAGCAGTGTATCCCTTTCAAGTGAAGATAAAGAGAGGTGACTGTCagcacagagggagagaggagatgtCTGAACCTTCCATTTCTATAAGAATTTTTCCTATTTCACTCTATAGATTCGGACCTGAACATTAAAAAGATTTCATTTAAGTTTGGCCATTGTTTATACTATTGATTAGTATATTAGATTAATTTCTGGTTTGGAATTGATTCTGCTTTACAATCTTGTACAAAGTTCTaatattttgttattaaaaagagaaatgttttcAGCATGCTTAGATTAAAGTCTAATACacctttgatgtttttttttgtagagtGAATACTGATTCAATCTGCTTTCTTTGGCAGTGTTAACAATCAGTATGCAGAGTCGTCTGCAGGCCAAGAGGAATATCGAGATGATTTTGAAGATAATGATGACAATTTAAACAAGCATGACAATGAAGTGGACAAGGATAAACGTTATAACAAAGaggaaagtgaaaataaatcaaaccaTGAATCCAATAATAATTCTGTCAATGGAGAAAATCATCATAGCACAGATAGCGGAAGTGATAATGAGGACTAGGAATATGAAAAAGACATGCAAAATAGCACCTTCCCAGATTTCTCTTGTAGCAATATCGGGATTCTTTTTTAAGTTAAATCACAACAACTATTTGAAAAATATGTTGAATCAATGATTTGACTAGTATTTCAATAGAAGAGCACCTCCCCTTAAAAATAGTATAGGGTACTTCATTGTTATTCTAATAATCATGGTGATActcaaatatgaaaacccaAAAGATAGAAATCTATAGACAAAATCTATAGTGCAGGTGCTATATGTTTTGTGATCAAATGCAGGATTCTCAGGTGGTATTTTGATCCAAAAATGTAGATTTAATTTTTTCGAGTTGCTTTTCTTTTGCTGTGTAGTGTATTCTGTGAACAGTATTTTCCATCACGCTTGTGCACACATCCATAACAAACATGTGCTGTAGATGTAGATCTTCCTACTTGCATTAAATCTGTCAAAGTGGTGATTGATTttatgaagttttatttaatatttttacatctTAAAAAAAGGATATTCAATGTGTAATCACTAGATCAAAGCTGTTCTGTATGTCATGGGAAAATATAAAGTGTGCTTTTTGTTCTCTCTaaaggtttttttctttattccacATTTTGTGAACCTTGAGGAAGCTGAATTATTTATACTTTACTTGCCAACACACTTCAAACTTTAGTTCAGGATTACAGTGTACACAATTGTGGATTTTCAGGCTGTGCATGTCACTctggaagaaacaaaaaatgtctGCTACTCAACGTACACATGAACACAGGACATACACATTACCTTACAAAAATATTGAAAGTACCAATGCTTATTTATATAGATGTACATCTAgatgtttagaaaatattttaaaataatgacagaagatacatttctaaCCCCGTGCCAATGTAATTCCTGTGCCTCCACTTTTCTGTGGTACTCTATTTATTGCATCAGTATCAATTTAATCAAGCCTCATGTAGCCTGCAGGGTCTCAATAATGTTGAAATAGGATTCCATGCACTGCCAGACACATGGCTGTCCAATTCAATCAGCCTCTTCCAATCTCattccacatttttttaaagccctCCTGACATGAGGCATAGCATCATCCACAAACCATCTCCGTGTGTACATTATCACCATCACATCCAGAAGAAGGTTACGTTCTCTTTTTCTGTGAAAGTAAAAAATGTAAGTGTTTTGACATCTTAATTATAATACAGGTATTCATCTTGGGGAAAAAGAAACATCTGGAAccacaaaaaaacaagtttattttgttttataatattattgtactttaattatatgaaaagtaaaagaaacaacattccAATAATTAAACTGTGAGTTACATGTCCAACATAGTCCTCtcagaaacattacattattgATTAATGGATGTGTTTGAATCTGTATGTCACATTAAGGTCTAACCAGCTTCAActtatttaagtactttaaatagAAAAGGTCTCTTACAACTGTTTGTagatgtccttttttaagagATCATCTTCATCCACTGAGAAGGCTGCTGAAGGCATGGTGGGATGGGTGAAGGTGCTACTCTGAAATCCGCTGCAACTGTTAAAACTGCACTTGCTCTCTACAAAATGAAAACCTTGGCAATTAATTTACACACAACAGAACCATCTCGAGTCATACGGAtataaaatgtttcctttcaTTGACCCATGGATCTGAATTTATTATTACTACTTCCAATATCAGgcttgttaaaataatataaaaggaGCAGGAGACCTTCCTTAGACATTCCAACAAACCTTCTAGGGTAGTCTTGGAAATTGAAGAAATCTGTGGcatgtttttacaaatacaaaaaatggcAGGTGTTGTATCTTCAGGATCACAGTGAAAACTCGAAAAGAGCAACTTAGGTTTTTAAGAGGAAGTACGCATGCAGCAATGCTGATCTCACCTGATGTAATCCCAACAGCACCCTGCTGGGACATGTGATGGGACACCATCATCTCAGTGTTAGTGGTGACTGTGTGGACGTGAGGGGGAATGCAGTAACCAGGAAAGGCTCTGGAGCTGAGCTGCAGCTGAACAACTTCCAGCTTCTCCACGAGGGAAGCATTTTCTGCTTTTACCTTTAGGAAAAGCATATATTCCAGTAATATTACTATTTTTCATCTATTTGACACAGAGGAAATAGTAGGAAATGTCTCCTCATGTCTGCTTTGTCTTTTGATTACATGGAAGTTAAGGTTTAGATAGACTTAGAAATTGGTGTTAACTGCTATTTGTGTTGCTTTCATCTGATGTTTGTTAAAGCCACAGGAATACAGTTATTTCTAACATCTAATTTCAACATTTGTCTCTTAACAATGTCTTTATAATAAAGTCTTATGGCTTACCTTTTCATTGtagttttttgtttcttctatTTCTATTAATAGTCCATCCTGTAAATCAAACCTCTCATTACTCAGGGATTTAAGTCAACATTCACTTtgagcactttgagaagccacctttaaaggcactaaataaataaaaaagtgtattattatattattattataattcagTCTGCGAAGATTTCTTTGGCAGGGGTATTCCTGCTCTGCAGATTAACCAGAAGATCAGTCTACTTCTGTAATAACGGTACGTTTGAGTTGGATATTGTCACTAGGGTCAATAGTGTACTTTCACAAGCACAACAGGCCTTTCTGCTGGATAAAATAGTTCTACTGCTGGACTCTAGTCCTAGAAGCATGAaagtcatttcattttaaaacaaagcttttgattatttaaatgtttgttttttttaaggatttAGGCTGctgataaacatttttctgaagcAATATAATTATTCTGCTATTTATGTTAAATATTGTgttaccttttcttttttcagttcaGCCAACGTTATGGTGACTCTCTCCCTGAAATTCTCGAGTTCTGCCCTAGTGTCTTGCAACTCCAAAAATATGCACTCCTTTAAAAAGATAAACTCATTACGATTAAATGTCTGCCACATTATTGCATGCACTGCATGTGTTGTGCATTGTCTTAGCTATGAAGGAAAACGGGCAGATATTTTTGTTACGTTAGATTGGTTTGGTTTTCTCTTCAAAGTGCATAACACTAACAGCACTCCTCCACAAAGCGAGGCCACTGCCcactagagaaaaaaaaatgcctttgcCCTTCACAAGATGGGTATTAtcataaaacaaatgtaaagtttTGTTTATCTTCACATGACGTGTCTGTAAGAAAGAGGTTACAGTTTTTGTCAGTGTCTTCTGTTGCTCTACCTTCTGGCTTTGCAGAGTCCTGACCTgctgcttctctctctccctgtgtctctccagcTGGGCACGGAGCTCGTCTGTTTCTTGTGCGgccctgctctgctctgtgtgGAGCCTGAGAGCCAGTGCTCTCTCATTCCCCCTCGTCTTCTCCAGCTGTGCCTTCAGCCCCCCCATCTCGGTCGACAAGAGGTCCTGGACGCCAGACAGAAGATGGATTTGGCTGGTTGGAAGTCCTTGTAACTTCACACAAATACGAGAAGAGCAGCGTTCAGCTTGCGCTACTTTGAAATCTGTCCTGCTCCCAGGCTTTTTTCACActttgaaacacattttttacaagGAGCCTCTTTAGCTTCCGCTCAAACAAAGCGCGAGTGATGGTGGCTCGCTCTCTGATGTGTGAGCTCCCTGTGTGAGTGCCTGGTGTCTGAGCAGAGGGGCTTGGAGAGCGCGGTGTCTGTCTGTGAGGAGTGCGCAGGCTGGGGAGACTCGCAAGCACCTGCTCCAGCTCCTGCAGCCAGGATAGAATGACATCGACCGTGAGCATCACTCCTTAAGTAATGTGAAGTACGTAATGCTGATTGTCCAACTTTCcatacaaatgtattttattcagaGCCAAGCTCTAAGAAGTCTTGGAAACACAGCCTGGGATAAcagaagagaccacacactcagagcGGATGGCTTACACTCACAATTTCCTGCTGCTTTTGCTTGATTTCGTTTTCCAAGTGGAGCAGTTCTGTTCCGCTGCCCATCGTGTTCCCCTGCCTTTCCGCCTCTCCCTGCAGCCTGCGCGTTCCTCTCCTGCCCACTTCCTACTCCCCCGCATTTGATGCATTTCATCAGCATTGAAAAGCAAGCCGAGAAAGGCACAGGTGGGTATATTAAAGCTTTGATCATAAAACGTGGAAAATATTAGGAGCAAACCGTTATGAACACAACCTGACAGCTGTAACTTCATAAAAGAGGACAGTCTTTAACCAGTAGAAGACAGAGCATGCTAATATTAACAAACATCTACTACAGTCTCCCATGTGGCCATTTTCAATTAACATAACTCTGTCTATGCCaagagacaaacacacacaggatTGATCTCCTCTCAGTGTGAGGAGACAGGCAACGTCTCTGTTCTTCACCGCACACCATCCTCCATTACCTCTTCCCTGCGCAGGGCAGTGGTGGCCTCTTGCTCTTCTCTACACCTGCGGAGCTCAGCATCCAGCTCAGAGATCCGCTGCAGCAGGGCGTCCTTGTCTCCCCTGACCTGCACAACGTACTTGTCATACTCCTCCCTGATCTTCCTCTCCTTCTTGCAATGGGGGCACTCATGGGCCTTGAAGACATCAGCCGGTAGCCTGTCTGCGGAGATACGGGGGGAGTGCGGCTCACCTCGAGGAGGCTTGTCTCTGGGGGGCTCTGGGGCTGGGGGTCCGGCCGTGCTGCTGGAGCGAGACCACGGgcccctcccccccctctcctccccAGGCCTGCTCTTCAGCGGCCTCGCGGACTGGGGGCTCCCCTCGCCTGTCCCCTCCAGGTGAGGCAGGAAGGCCTTCTGCTCGGGGGCGCCCGCAGAGCCCTCCCGCCGGGACAGGCCTTCCTGCTTCCTGTGGCTCAGCCACGACGGAGGAGCTGGGCTGGAGAGGATGGGGGGCAGACACATCTGGGCCTGCAGGCCCTGCGGAGACACAACCCAGAGCCCATCCTGACAGGCACCTTCCAGGTCCCGTTTTCAAATCTCACAAAATGATGTTTTGAAATggcatttttatattatttatacataATAGAGTTCTGATAGAAACTGCAGTTAAGCCTTTTATAAACATCAAAAGTGGCGGCACACTGTAAGATTTGCTTTAACGTGGTCTTCAGCAGTCAGGGGATACGGCTGCCACACTTCAGGGATCCAGCTGCTCCAGTGTCAGAAGCAGAAGGTAAATCAGACCTGATTggcaatacattttgaaaatggtgatttataaccaaagaaaaaaatacacccaTGGTTCACAAATTGCATTCAGAACATTAACTTTTACGAGCACTTGGACACCATACAGTAAAAATGGATATTTTTAAGTGTGACATAGCAATCCAAAATCTATCTGTTCTATAAGGAGTATGTTCAATTTCAGATGCTCAGAGCTGCTGCTGAAATCACCTTCTTGTCACTGACACATGGCAGCTCGGCCCGCTGTCTGCTGTGGCTGCTTTGGGGTTTTTCAGTCACTTTGGTACTGGTGTTCTGTAAGCAGATCCAAACAAAATCTCCCTTAAAAGTTGGACACAAATGCTTATCAAAGACTACACAAACTGAACCTCTAAAGCTGATGGCCCTGAAACAGACTTCTCTTTCCAGCCTTAAGACATGCTTTTCTGATCTTCCATGATATTCATGTTTTCTCACAACTGACTCGTTTGTCACCTGACATTGCAGTTTTAAATCTGAGGAAAATCCGAACTATTTAAAACATCGGGTAGAAACTGTTTCTAAATCTGTCTGGAGTACTTGTTAGTAAATTATCTGACTTTCAATTTCTATCTTAGAATCAACCTATTGTTATTGTTCTGTGAAGACACAGCTGTTTAGAAAAGGGACTGGACTCGCAGACAGACACGTTGGTGCAGAAATTCATGAACAGCATTCAATTTTATGGAATCTGCCTTGAAGCTGAGAAGCTCAGATCTCTCGCTGCTGTGAAAGCCAATCCGCTGGGCAATGCTGAAGGGTGACAGAATTGCAAGAGATGTACTCAAACAGGATAGCATGCCACAAACGGGGGAAATggaaaatatgcattttttaaataagctaCTTACAATGAGTCGAGCTGTCCAGTCGGTAATAGCATACCTGAAGCACCTGGGCCGCACCGCAGTGGAGCTGGGAGCCCCTGACAGCCCGATTGGGCACTGCCATGGCCCGGCTGGCAAACTGCAGACTGCTCAGTGTCTCCGTGACGGACGACAGGTTAGGGGACACTGTCACGATCAGAGAGGTCAGGCAGTTCCCTCCCAGACTGGAGAAGGAAAAAGGGAATCCAGCAGCCATTGGATGACTCTTACATCAGTTTCAATGCCAGGGGAAATGGAACACAGGCAGTATGGATTCTCACCAGTCCCGCAGAATCCTGGTTAGTTTGGACTCTCTGTAAGGTATATGTTGGCAACCTGCACTGCTCAGGGCAAAAATgacctgaaaatgaaaaaaagaaaaaagatgacCAACATGGCAGGGATTTACAGTGGCATTCGCCATTTTTAATGGTGGCAGAGTAGACCATGTTGTGTTGAAGAGAAAAAACTGAGGTGGATAGCAGGCAGACAAGCACAGGACTGTAAAAATCAGCTTACATTTCCAAATATTGTTAGTGATCGCTTGAGCATCTTGACTTCTTGGGGGTTTGGATGTGCTGCCTGGAAAGATCTTTTTCCATCACTTATAACTCCACTTGTGGGCACCTGCACAGAGAAATCTCACAGTCTTGCCATTACAGACACTTCACCACAACCCTGAGTGACATGGGCTCCTTGCTTTTAAGAGTATCTGTGAGGCCTGCACAGAACAACAGGTTGATtctaaaatagatttaaaatcctaaaaaagaaaaatacttcaACTCAGATTACTTACTCACACTAGAACTGTTCAAGTACTCCAGGCAGATTCAGAAAGTCTTTTATTAGATGTAATAAGAAGGGGGCaatttataattgttttaaaataagaccATAAACAATTGTTGTTGAATATTCTTATAATTGTCATTAATCCTGCCAGTTTGTTCAACAATCAGTGGCAATATTGTGATCTAAAACACTAGCACACTATTGATGTTGATTAATTTGATTTAAGGAAAGAAATTGATGAAAATACTTACTCTGCCTGAGCTAGCAAGATCAACCTGTTGAAGATATGAATACATATATAGCTTATTCTTTACATCCATATGGAAAGAAACAATGCTTCAATCATTCCAATAgcccaaaaaaatgtttttatgctgCAGAAGTTCATGAGGGCCTATGTGGTCATTATTAACACCATGCCCTATGGCCTCTTTTCGTACAGTCACTCAAGAGGACAGAAGCTGTTAAAATTATCATGGGCATCTAGAGAGGCAGACAATGGGATTCCTGAACAAACCAAGAAACATCTCATCTGGGGAAAATCAACACGTCAGATCAAAACCCACGCAGGAAAGCCCCTAAAATTAAGATACAAATACAATGCTCCAAAGCAGTATTTTCTGcgttttatgttaaaaaaataacactggtAATGCAAAAGTGCACTTTATTTAAACTAAGAGGCTGTTTTCAGTGGATGTAAGATGGTAAATGGTTACCAGATCAACAACATAAACAAGTTCTTGAATACAGCAGAACAACTCAAAAACTCCAAAGTTAGATTCATATCTATTAATAATTCTAGGCACACAGGGGACAATAATACTGTTCCTAAAGAGAGATACCACCCTATTCTAACAGAATGTCTAGACTCCACCAAACCATAAATaggttttattatatatatgacCACAATATACTTAAACATTAAGAATAAACACTTACCAGTGTAAGCTTGCTGGCTGTCATTGTTCCTTTATGggctaaaaaaatgtaaagcccTGTTAAATGCTTTAAATTGAATAAGCTAGGATGgcatatatattaaattaaacaacAAGTTTTCATCTTTTGCATCTTGCTTTAAGCTTTAAGCTTTAATCTGTACAGTGGGTGAAAACAGAATTACTACAACACTCATTCAGTGTTCAATCCTATTAATGGACAAAATATGAATATACTGGATACTGAAGTACGTCAACTACATACTACATAATTCACATTATTTAGGTCTTTGaggaaacagaacagaaaacagaagtaTTGTGACTTGCTTCATCTTCTAAACTAACTGACACAGGGAGCTTTTAGTTGTAGCTATTTGGAGCTGGCTTAAAAATCTACTAATTCTAACAGGCAAATGAAAGAAGGCTTACTATCATTTTCATTGACTGGTGTGTTGATGACGATGATATTGAATATTGTATGGCTCTTACTGGCAAACTCACCCTTCAACACTCCTgtagatgaaaaaaaaagaaatgactcCTTTTCATGAAGTTAGAAAAGTAATAGAAATAAGCTTATTAAACTGGACGAATGACCCTTACATACATTGAAACATGATGCCCAGGGAAATACAGCTAAGGTGGTTAAGGCTAAAACAATTCTTTTCCTGCCCGTTGGAGCTCAAGCTGAATGCCCCAGCGTGTGCGGGCTGTCTTGACTTCATGCTGTGATGAGGCTCGAGTGGAGAGCGGTGTCAGAGAGCCAGGGCTGCAGAGGACCGTTCCACAAGGGTGGGACAGAGAAACGGCCCCAGAAATATGCAGCAAAGAGGAGAGGAAGGAGAACAGAAAAGGGGCACAGCAGGCGACAAAGAGTGTCCACGTGGCTGGAAATCTGGGGGGAGGAATCTGTCTGAAAAATCTGTGGATGAACGGAGTGGGTGAAAAGGGAATTAGtccctgagagctggtgtgctcTCTCCCCTCACACATAAGAAGGCTTCATGGGTGAAATGGGTGAAATGTTGAGTCTTTTTCTTTGTGCTTCATATCCTATACTATGATACCCAAACGTCAGACGCAGTGCAGCTGTCAGGAAGAAGCCCCCCATACGACAAGGTGGGTACCCGTGTGTCTGTTGGCAGTGCCCCGTCTGTAGAGCTGCAGCAGGCTCTGGGCGGACGTCACTTCCACCTCTGTCAGCCCTTCCAAGAACACCGTCTCCTCACTCTCGTGGATGCGGCACACCTCTGCCGGCTGGCCGTCCTGGAGCAGGAAGGCAAACACGGATTACGCTGCAGGACCAGTGCGCCTGCAGAGGACTGCAGATGAACCCCGCACCTGTCCCGCTTCTGAAAGAAGGACAAAGCCAAGTGGGTCGTGTACATGGAGAAAGAGAAATCCTTTCAGGCTGAACCTGTGTCTGAAAAGGCTTGAAAACATCAGGTGTTTCTCAGATACTGGTGAGCACCTGGCAAGTAGAGAAGGGTGAAAGACAGACCGTAGCATTTATACTCACACTGGTACGGCGTGCACACAGAAACAACTTACCAAAAGGTCGTAAATCTTCTCATTAGAAATATGAATGAATGAGGCTCTAATTTTGCAGTTTGATGTTTCTGGTGCTGTGTGAGAAATTAAGGTACGGCATGATAATACTGGTAGCACAAATGAATGATAAGGTCATTCAAATAAGAGTTTTTCCCCATGggaaatttgttaaaaaaatacatcaaatatCCCATAAACAGAAGCAATATGAATTAGCCAATAATTAGGCAGCAGATTTACtgtaaaaacaagtttttttaatacatataaacaatatccCTAAGGACCAAATAAAAGAGTTGCAGAGACTAAGATTAAAGAATGGCTTTGCATAACTGTACTGAGATTTGCTTTGCAACACCTCCCTTCATGCAGGGAACTACTGCACAGTTCACAGGGAAAAGCAGCCTGTCATTCACTGGCGTGCGTGTAAAGGGATACAGCGGAATACGTCTTCAGCCACTCTGGTTATTATTCCACGCTGTTTCCCAGTGAGACTCCCTCCCTGTAACGTGTAGGTCTTCCCACTGCCTGCAGATCCATAGGTGATGACACAGCCATTGTATCCTTGTAGCACAAAGTCTACCAGAGGCTGAAAGGACAGATAAAAGGAGACAAGAGCAACAACAGAGCTTGATCAGTGCTGGACTGCAGCGAGTGAATCCTTCCAGTCTAAAAAACTATCAGACAAGAGTTTTAAAACTAGGCTTTCCAAAGGGGCAGAATAACACAACTTTGTGGGATTACAGgtaaaagtgtactgttactttttttttgttgtgtttgtgtctccCTTCTGTTTCCCGCAGGTTATCTGTTTTCCTTCCACTTCACAAAG from Lepisosteus oculatus isolate fLepOcu1 chromosome 17, fLepOcu1.hap2, whole genome shotgun sequence encodes:
- the LOC107079348 gene encoding uncharacterized protein isoform X5, with product MEEPDIKEIKETKSRSLNKSFQVVIRLCPQEQKSPLPEDMRSCIKVKEPNQIIADSGRGHQPHMLEFDAVWDESASQKDVYESTAKPLVDFVLQGYNGCVITYGSAGSGKTYTLQGGSLTGKQRGIITRVAEDVFRSPETSNCKIRASFIHISNEKIYDLLDGQPAEVCRIHESEETVFLEGLTEVEVTSAQSLLQLYRRGTANRHTGVLKGEFASKSHTIFNIIVINTPVNENDTHKGTMTASKLTLVDLASSGRVPTSGVISDGKRSFQAAHPNPQEVKMLKRSLTIFGNVIFALSSAGCQHIPYRESKLTRILRDCLGGNCLTSLIVTVSPNLSSVTETLSSLQFASRAMAVPNRAVRGSQLHCGAAQVLQNTSTKVTEKPQSSHSRQRAELPCVSDKKGLQAQMCLPPILSSPAPPSWLSHRKQEGLSRREGSAGAPEQKAFLPHLEGTGEGSPQSARPLKSRPGEERGGRGPWSRSSSTAGPPAPEPPRDKPPRGEPHSPRISADRLPADVFKAHECPHCKKERKIREEYDKYVVQVRGDKDALLQRISELDAELRRCREEQEATTALRREEDLLSTEMGGLKAQLEKTRGNERALALRLHTEQSRAAQETDELRAQLERHREREKQQVRTLQSQKECIFLELQDTRAELENFRERVTITLAELKKEKDGLLIEIEETKNYNEKVKAENASLVEKLEVVQLQLSSRAFPGYCIPPHVHTVTTNTEMMVSHHMSQQGAVGITSESKCSFNSCSGFQSSTFTHPTMPSAAFSVDEDDLLKKDIYKQLKRERNLLLDVMVIMYTRRWFVDDAMPHVRRALKKCGMRLEEAD
- the LOC107079348 gene encoding kinesin-like protein KIF3C isoform X6, whose translation is MLEFDAVWDESASQKDVYESTAKPLVDFVLQGYNGCVITYGSAGSGKTYTLQGGSLTGKQRGIITRVAEDVFRSPETSNCKIRASFIHISNEKIYDLLDGQPAEVCRIHESEETVFLEGLTEVEVTSAQSLLQLYRRGTANRHTGVLKGEFASKSHTIFNIIVINTPVNENDTHKGTMTASKLTLVDLASSGRVPTSGVISDGKRSFQAAHPNPQEVKMLKRSLTIFGNVIFALSSAGCQHIPYRESKLTRILRDCLGGNCLTSLIVTVSPNLSSVTETLSSLQFASRAMAVPNRAVRGSQLHCGAAQVLQNTSTKVTEKPQSSHSRQRAELPCVSDKKGLQAQMCLPPILSSPAPPSWLSHRKQEGLSRREGSAGAPEQKAFLPHLEGTGEGSPQSARPLKSRPGEERGGRGPWSRSSSTAGPPAPEPPRDKPPRGEPHSPRISADRLPADVFKAHECPHCKKERKIREEYDKYVVQVRGDKDALLQRISELDAELRRCREEQEATTALRREEEVGRRGTRRLQGEAERQGNTMGSGTELLHLENEIKQKQQEILQGLPTSQIHLLSGVQDLLSTEMGGLKAQLEKTRGNERALALRLHTEQSRAAQETDELRAQLERHREREKQQVRTLQSQKECIFLELQDTRAELENFRERVTITLAELKKEKDGLLIEIEETKNYNEKVKAENASLVEKLEVVQLQLSSRAFPGYCIPPHVHTVTTNTEMMVSHHMSQQGAVGITSESKCSFNSCSGFQSSTFTHPTMPSAAFSVDEDDLLKKDIYKQLKRERNLLLDVMVIMYTRRWFVDDAMPHVRRALKKCGMRLEEAD
- the LOC107079348 gene encoding osmotic avoidance abnormal protein 3 isoform X7, translated to MEEPDIKEIKETKSRSLNKSFQVVIRLCPQEQKSPLPEDMRSCIKVKEPNQIIADSGRGHQPHMLEFDAVWDESASQKDVYESTAKPLVDFVLQGYNGCVITYGSAGSGKTYTLQGGSLTGKQRGIITRVAEDVFRSPETSNCKIRASFIHISNEKIYDLLDGQPAEVCRIHESEETVFLEGLTEVEVTSAQSLLQLYRRGTANRHTGVLKGEFASKSHTIFNIIVINTPVNENDTHKGTMTASKLTLVDLASSGRNTSTKVTEKPQSSHSRQRAELPCVSDKKGLQAQMCLPPILSSPAPPSWLSHRKQEGLSRREGSAGAPEQKAFLPHLEGTGEGSPQSARPLKSRPGEERGGRGPWSRSSSTAGPPAPEPPRDKPPRGEPHSPRISADRLPADVFKAHECPHCKKERKIREEYDKYVVQVRGDKDALLQRISELDAELRRCREEQEATTALRREEEVGRRGTRRLQGEAERQGNTMGSGTELLHLENEIKQKQQEILQGLPTSQIHLLSGVQDLLSTEMGGLKAQLEKTRGNERALALRLHTEQSRAAQETDELRAQLERHREREKQQVRTLQSQKECIFLELQDTRAELENFRERVTITLAELKKEKDGLLIEIEETKNYNEKVKAENASLVEKLEVVQLQLSSRAFPGYCIPPHVHTVTTNTEMMVSHHMSQQGAVGITSESKCSFNSCSGFQSSTFTHPTMPSAAFSVDEDDLLKKDIYKQLKRERNLLLDVMVIMYTRRWFVDDAMPHVRRALKKCGMRLEEAD